The following proteins are encoded in a genomic region of Pungitius pungitius chromosome 17, fPunPun2.1, whole genome shotgun sequence:
- the ptk2aa gene encoding protein tyrosine kinase 2aa isoform X4, which translates to MRGCETAGCLSVLGADGHTEGQTCVSMAMSGCSPFQLCWDREYDRHLAAASSAGKNMATAYLDPNLNHALLGGAKSRLSAGGSDRTMAGSVDRVLKVFHHFEANTEHSCWSSNIRYGDATDVKGIIQKILDIHKVRWTSCFGLRLSNSQSRDQVHWLHPDLGVSHVREKYDQPRSTEEWRYELRIRYLPKGFVQQFTEDKPTLNYFYQQVKNDYMTEILEQVEQDVALKLGCLEIRRFFKEMRGNALDKKSNYELLEKDVGLRRFFPKYLLDSVKAKTLRKLIQQTFKQVANLNDEQCILKFLEILAPIHRYDKECFKCALGSSWVIQVELAIGPEEGISYLTDKGSTPTHLANFNQVQSIQYSAMEEKDRKGMLQLNVAGAAEPLTVTTASLTMAENLADLIDGYCRLISMETHSFIIRYQKEGERALPSIPKLSNNEKKLEAVRSGIRAISVSETDDYAEIVDEEDTYTMPSISYGIVEARDYEIQRDRIELGRCIGEGQFGDVHQGVYDSPDKPSLAVAIKTCKNCTSDSVREKFLQEALTMRQFDHPHIVKLIGVITENPVWIIMELCTLGELRSFLQVRKYNLDLASLILFAHQLSTALAYLESKRFVHRDIAARNVLVSSVDCVMLGDFGLSRYMEDSSYYKASKGKLPIKWMAPESINFRRFTSASDVWMFGVCMWEILMFGIKPFQGVKNNDVIGRIENGERLAMPPQCPPTLYSLMTKCWSYDPSKRPRFTELKTQLNTILEEEKLQQEERLRMEMRRQITVSWDSGGTDEAPPKPSRPGYPSPRSSEGFFTGPPLNHFPPSAHGVVVGGSYPAVDSWSQHRPEHTALWNPNMEDDGCVGQAVMEERLMMQQQQMEDDQRWLEQEESFMVMKAESRNSRGSIDREDGSLQAPGGNQHIYQPVGKPEHVAPPKKPPRPGAPCHLGNLASLCPVDSYNEGVKLQPQEISPPPTANLDRSNDKVYENVTGLVKAVIEMSNRIQPAAPEEYVPMVKEVGLALRTLLATVDETLPVLPPSTHREIEMAQKLLNSDLAELIAKMKLAQQYVMTSLQKDYKKQMLMAAHALAVDAKNLLDVIDQSRLKMIRPH; encoded by the exons atgCGAGGCTGTGAGACAGCTGGCTGTCTATCTGTCCTCGGTGCAGACGGACACACTGAGGGACAGACatgtgtttccatggcaatgAGCGGCTGTAGCCCCTTTCAATTGTGTTGGGACAGAG AATATGACAGACACCTAGCGGCTGCATCGTCAGCAGGGAAGAACATGGCGACGGCCTACCTGGACCCCAACCTGAACCATGCCCTCCTGGGAGGCGCCAAATCTCGACTAAGCGCAGGGGGGTCGGACCGAACCATGGCTGGCTCCGTGGACAGGGTTCTGAAAGTCTTCCATCACTTCGAGGCCAACACTGAACACAGCTGCTGGTCCTCCAACATCAGATATGGAGATGCAACGGATGTCAAA GGAATTATCCAGAAGATTCTCGACATCCACAAAGTGCGCTGGACGTCTTGTTTTGGTCTTCGTCTCAGCAACAGCCAATCCAGAGACCAGGTGCACTGGCTCCACCCCGATTTAGGCGTGTCCCACGTCCGGGAAAAGTATGACCAGCCTCGGTCGACGGAGGAGTGGAG GTATGAGCTAAGGATTCGGTATCTTCCAAAGGGCTTTGTGCAGCAGTTCACAGAAGACAAACCTACACTCAACTACTTCTATCAGcag GTGAAGAATGATTACATGACAGAAATTTTGGAACAGGTGGAACAAGATGTTGCTCTAAAACTGGGTTGTCTGGAAATCAG GAGGTTCTTCAAAGAGATGAGAGGAAACGCCCTGGACAAGAAATCCAACTATGAACTATTAGA gAAAGATGTTGGCCTGAGGCGTTTTTTCCCAAAATATCTGTTGGATTCAGTCAAG gCTAAAACTCTTAGAAAGCTGATTCAGCAGACTTTTAAGCAGGTGGCCAATCTAAACGACGAGCAGTGCATCTTGAAGTTCTTGGAGATCTTGGCACCGATCCATCGCTATGACAAGGAGTGCTTCAAATGTGCCCTTggg TCCAGCTGGGTGATCCAGGTGGAGTTGGCCATCGGGCCGGAGGAAGGGATCAGCTACCTCACTGACAAGGGATCCACT CCCACCCACCTAGCTAACTTCAACCAAGTCCAGTCCATCCAGTACTCTGCCATGGAGGAGAAGGACAGGAAAGGGATGCTACAGCTCAACGTAGCTGGAGCTGCTGAG cctctCACAGTTACGACAGCATCACTGACAATGGCAGAGAACTTGGCTGACTTGATTGACGGTTACTGTCGGCTCATCTCCATGGAAACACACTCTTTCATCATCAGATATCAGAAAG agggagagagagcacttCCTTCCATCCCAAA aTTGTCCAACAATGAGAAAAAGTTAGAAGCCGTTCGGAGTGGAATAAGAGCTATCTCCGTCTCGG AAACCGATGACTACGCTGAGATAGTGGATGAAGAGGACACATACACCATGCCCTCCA TCAGCTATGGAATAGTTGAAG CGCGGGATTATGAGATCCAGAGAGACAGGATAGAGTTGGGCCGCTGCATAGGAGAGGGCCAGTTTGGAGATGTACACCAAGGAGTCTACGACAGCCCG GACAAACCATCTCTCGCTGTGGCCATTAAGACCTGCAAGAACTGTACATCCGACAGCGTCAGAGAAAAGTTCCTACAGGAAGCAT TGACAATGCGCCAGTTTGACCACCCTCACATCGTTAAGCTGATCGGAGTGATCACAGAGAACCCTGTGTGGATCATCATGGAGCTGTGTACTCTGGGAGAG TTACGCTCCTTCCTTCAGGTGAGGAAGTACAACTTGGACTTGGCCAGTCTCATATTGTTTGCCCACCAGCTCAGCACAGCCCTCGCATACCTGGAGAGTAAACGTTTTGTacacag GGACATCGCAGCACGCAACGTGTTGGTCTCCTCAGTCGACTGCGTGATGCTCGGAGACTTCGGCCTGTCGCGATACATGGAGGATAGTTCTTACTACAAAG CTTCTAAAGGTAAACTTCCTATCAAATGGATGGCTCCTGAATCCATCAACTTCCGAAGATTCACCTCCGCCAGTGACGTCTGGATGTTTG GGGTGTGCATGTGGGAGATTCTGATGTTCGGCATTAAGCCTTTTCAGGGAGTGAAGAACAACGACGTCATTGGCAGGATAGAGAACGGCGAGCGATTGGCCATGCCTCCTCAGTGCCCGCCCACCCTCTACAGTTTGATGACCAAATGTTGGTCGTATGACCCCAGCAAGCGGCCGAGATTCACCGAACTCAAAACACAACTCAa CACCATCCTGGAGGAAGAAAAGCTTCAACAAGAGGAGAGACTTCGAATGGAGATGAGGAGACAAATCACCGTGTCCTGGGACTCCGGAGGGACTGATGAAGCACCGCCCAAA CCCAGTAGACCAGGTTACCCAAGTCCTCGTTCCAGTGAAGGATTCTTTACCGGCCCCCCACTCAACCACTTCCCG CCCTCGGCCCATGGTGTCGTAGTAGGGGGCAGCTACCCTGCTGTTGATTCCTGGAGTCAACACCGACCTGAACACACTGCCCTGTGGAACCCGAACATGGAG GACGATGGCTGTGTAGGCCAGGCTGTGATGGAAGAGAGGCTGATGATGCAGCAACAACAGATGGAGGACGACCAGCGGtggctggagcaggaggagagcttcATGGTTATG AAGGCAGAGTCCAGAAACAGCAGAGGAAGCATTGACCGAGAAGACGGCTCACTACAAGCACCG GGTGGAAACCAACATATTTACCAGCCGGTCGGGAAACCAG AACACGTGGCTCCTCCTAAGAAACCGCCCCGCCCTGGAGCTCCTTGTCACCTAGGCAACCTTGCCAGTCTTTGCCCCGTTGACAGCTACAACGAGGGGGTAAAG CTGCAGCCTCAGGAGATCAGCCCGCCCCCCACGGCTAACTTGGATCGCTCTAACGACAAAGTGTATGAGAACGTGACTGGATTGGTCAAAGCTGTGATTGAGATGTCCAACAGGATCCAGCCAGCGGCCCCGGAGGAGTACGTCCCCATGGTCAAG gAGGTGGGTCTGGCGCTGAGGACTCTGCTTGCGACAGTGGACGAGACACTTCCTGTTCTGCCGCccagcacacacagagag ATCGAGATGGCCCAGAAGCTGTTAAATTCCGATCTGGCCGAGTTAATAGCGAAGATGAAGCTGGCCCAACAGTACGTGATGACGAG TTTACAAAAGGACTACAAGAAGCAGATGTTGATGGCGGCTCACGCCCTCGCAGTCGATGCCAAGAACCTGCTGGATGTCATCGACCAATCACGACTCAAGATGATCCGCCCGCATTAG
- the ptk2aa gene encoding protein tyrosine kinase 2aa isoform X6 — MRGCETAGCLSVLGADGHTEGQTCVSMAMSGCSPFQLCWDREYDRHLAAASSAGKNMATAYLDPNLNHALLGGAKSRLSAGGSDRTMAGSVDRVLKVFHHFEANTEHSCWSSNIRYGDATDVKGIIQKILDIHKVRWTSCFGLRLSNSQSRDQVHWLHPDLGVSHVREKYDQPRSTEEWRYELRIRYLPKGFVQQFTEDKPTLNYFYQQVKNDYMTEILEQVEQDVALKLGCLEIRRFFKEMRGNALDKKSNYELLEKDVGLRRFFPKYLLDSVKAKTLRKLIQQTFKQVANLNDEQCILKFLEILAPIHRYDKECFKCALGSSWVIQVELAIGPEEGISYLTDKGSTPTHLANFNQVQSIQYSAMEEKDRKGMLQLNVAGAAEPLTVTTASLTMAENLADLIDGYCRLISMETHSFIIRYQKEGERALPSIPKLSNNEKKLEAVRSGIRAISVSETDDYAEIVDEEDTYTMPSTRDYEIQRDRIELGRCIGEGQFGDVHQGVYDSPDKPSLAVAIKTCKNCTSDSVREKFLQEALTMRQFDHPHIVKLIGVITENPVWIIMELCTLGELRSFLQVRKYNLDLASLILFAHQLSTALAYLESKRFVHRDIAARNVLVSSVDCVMLGDFGLSRYMEDSSYYKASKGKLPIKWMAPESINFRRFTSASDVWMFGVCMWEILMFGIKPFQGVKNNDVIGRIENGERLAMPPQCPPTLYSLMTKCWSYDPSKRPRFTELKTQLNTILEEEKLQQEERLRMEMRRQITVSWDSGGTDEAPPKPSRPGYPSPRSSEGFFTGPPLNHFPPSAHGVVVGGSYPAVDSWSQHRPEHTALWNPNMEDDGCVGQAVMEERLMMQQQQMEDDQRWLEQEESFMVMKAESRNSRGSIDREDGSLQAPGGNQHIYQPVGKPEHVAPPKKPPRPGAPCHLGNLASLCPVDSYNEGVKLQPQEISPPPTANLDRSNDKVYENVTGLVKAVIEMSNRIQPAAPEEYVPMVKEVGLALRTLLATVDETLPVLPPSTHREIEMAQKLLNSDLAELIAKMKLAQQYVMTSLQKDYKKQMLMAAHALAVDAKNLLDVIDQSRLKMIRPH, encoded by the exons atgCGAGGCTGTGAGACAGCTGGCTGTCTATCTGTCCTCGGTGCAGACGGACACACTGAGGGACAGACatgtgtttccatggcaatgAGCGGCTGTAGCCCCTTTCAATTGTGTTGGGACAGAG AATATGACAGACACCTAGCGGCTGCATCGTCAGCAGGGAAGAACATGGCGACGGCCTACCTGGACCCCAACCTGAACCATGCCCTCCTGGGAGGCGCCAAATCTCGACTAAGCGCAGGGGGGTCGGACCGAACCATGGCTGGCTCCGTGGACAGGGTTCTGAAAGTCTTCCATCACTTCGAGGCCAACACTGAACACAGCTGCTGGTCCTCCAACATCAGATATGGAGATGCAACGGATGTCAAA GGAATTATCCAGAAGATTCTCGACATCCACAAAGTGCGCTGGACGTCTTGTTTTGGTCTTCGTCTCAGCAACAGCCAATCCAGAGACCAGGTGCACTGGCTCCACCCCGATTTAGGCGTGTCCCACGTCCGGGAAAAGTATGACCAGCCTCGGTCGACGGAGGAGTGGAG GTATGAGCTAAGGATTCGGTATCTTCCAAAGGGCTTTGTGCAGCAGTTCACAGAAGACAAACCTACACTCAACTACTTCTATCAGcag GTGAAGAATGATTACATGACAGAAATTTTGGAACAGGTGGAACAAGATGTTGCTCTAAAACTGGGTTGTCTGGAAATCAG GAGGTTCTTCAAAGAGATGAGAGGAAACGCCCTGGACAAGAAATCCAACTATGAACTATTAGA gAAAGATGTTGGCCTGAGGCGTTTTTTCCCAAAATATCTGTTGGATTCAGTCAAG gCTAAAACTCTTAGAAAGCTGATTCAGCAGACTTTTAAGCAGGTGGCCAATCTAAACGACGAGCAGTGCATCTTGAAGTTCTTGGAGATCTTGGCACCGATCCATCGCTATGACAAGGAGTGCTTCAAATGTGCCCTTggg TCCAGCTGGGTGATCCAGGTGGAGTTGGCCATCGGGCCGGAGGAAGGGATCAGCTACCTCACTGACAAGGGATCCACT CCCACCCACCTAGCTAACTTCAACCAAGTCCAGTCCATCCAGTACTCTGCCATGGAGGAGAAGGACAGGAAAGGGATGCTACAGCTCAACGTAGCTGGAGCTGCTGAG cctctCACAGTTACGACAGCATCACTGACAATGGCAGAGAACTTGGCTGACTTGATTGACGGTTACTGTCGGCTCATCTCCATGGAAACACACTCTTTCATCATCAGATATCAGAAAG agggagagagagcacttCCTTCCATCCCAAA aTTGTCCAACAATGAGAAAAAGTTAGAAGCCGTTCGGAGTGGAATAAGAGCTATCTCCGTCTCGG AAACCGATGACTACGCTGAGATAGTGGATGAAGAGGACACATACACCATGCCCTCCA CGCGGGATTATGAGATCCAGAGAGACAGGATAGAGTTGGGCCGCTGCATAGGAGAGGGCCAGTTTGGAGATGTACACCAAGGAGTCTACGACAGCCCG GACAAACCATCTCTCGCTGTGGCCATTAAGACCTGCAAGAACTGTACATCCGACAGCGTCAGAGAAAAGTTCCTACAGGAAGCAT TGACAATGCGCCAGTTTGACCACCCTCACATCGTTAAGCTGATCGGAGTGATCACAGAGAACCCTGTGTGGATCATCATGGAGCTGTGTACTCTGGGAGAG TTACGCTCCTTCCTTCAGGTGAGGAAGTACAACTTGGACTTGGCCAGTCTCATATTGTTTGCCCACCAGCTCAGCACAGCCCTCGCATACCTGGAGAGTAAACGTTTTGTacacag GGACATCGCAGCACGCAACGTGTTGGTCTCCTCAGTCGACTGCGTGATGCTCGGAGACTTCGGCCTGTCGCGATACATGGAGGATAGTTCTTACTACAAAG CTTCTAAAGGTAAACTTCCTATCAAATGGATGGCTCCTGAATCCATCAACTTCCGAAGATTCACCTCCGCCAGTGACGTCTGGATGTTTG GGGTGTGCATGTGGGAGATTCTGATGTTCGGCATTAAGCCTTTTCAGGGAGTGAAGAACAACGACGTCATTGGCAGGATAGAGAACGGCGAGCGATTGGCCATGCCTCCTCAGTGCCCGCCCACCCTCTACAGTTTGATGACCAAATGTTGGTCGTATGACCCCAGCAAGCGGCCGAGATTCACCGAACTCAAAACACAACTCAa CACCATCCTGGAGGAAGAAAAGCTTCAACAAGAGGAGAGACTTCGAATGGAGATGAGGAGACAAATCACCGTGTCCTGGGACTCCGGAGGGACTGATGAAGCACCGCCCAAA CCCAGTAGACCAGGTTACCCAAGTCCTCGTTCCAGTGAAGGATTCTTTACCGGCCCCCCACTCAACCACTTCCCG CCCTCGGCCCATGGTGTCGTAGTAGGGGGCAGCTACCCTGCTGTTGATTCCTGGAGTCAACACCGACCTGAACACACTGCCCTGTGGAACCCGAACATGGAG GACGATGGCTGTGTAGGCCAGGCTGTGATGGAAGAGAGGCTGATGATGCAGCAACAACAGATGGAGGACGACCAGCGGtggctggagcaggaggagagcttcATGGTTATG AAGGCAGAGTCCAGAAACAGCAGAGGAAGCATTGACCGAGAAGACGGCTCACTACAAGCACCG GGTGGAAACCAACATATTTACCAGCCGGTCGGGAAACCAG AACACGTGGCTCCTCCTAAGAAACCGCCCCGCCCTGGAGCTCCTTGTCACCTAGGCAACCTTGCCAGTCTTTGCCCCGTTGACAGCTACAACGAGGGGGTAAAG CTGCAGCCTCAGGAGATCAGCCCGCCCCCCACGGCTAACTTGGATCGCTCTAACGACAAAGTGTATGAGAACGTGACTGGATTGGTCAAAGCTGTGATTGAGATGTCCAACAGGATCCAGCCAGCGGCCCCGGAGGAGTACGTCCCCATGGTCAAG gAGGTGGGTCTGGCGCTGAGGACTCTGCTTGCGACAGTGGACGAGACACTTCCTGTTCTGCCGCccagcacacacagagag ATCGAGATGGCCCAGAAGCTGTTAAATTCCGATCTGGCCGAGTTAATAGCGAAGATGAAGCTGGCCCAACAGTACGTGATGACGAG TTTACAAAAGGACTACAAGAAGCAGATGTTGATGGCGGCTCACGCCCTCGCAGTCGATGCCAAGAACCTGCTGGATGTCATCGACCAATCACGACTCAAGATGATCCGCCCGCATTAG
- the ptk2aa gene encoding protein tyrosine kinase 2aa isoform X2 produces the protein MRGCETAGCLSVLGADGHTEGQTCVSMAMSGCSPFQLCWDREYDRHLAAASSAGKNMATAYLDPNLNHALLGGAKSRLSAGGSDRTMAGSVDRVLKVFHHFEANTEHSCWSSNIRYGDATDVKGIIQKILDIHKVRWTSCFGLRLSNSQSRDQVHWLHPDLGVSHVREKYDQPRSTEEWRYELRIRYLPKGFVQQFTEDKPTLNYFYQQVKNDYMTEILEQVEQDVALKLGCLEIRRFFKEMRGNALDKKSNYELLEKDVGLRRFFPKYLLDSVKAKTLRKLIQQTFKQVANLNDEQCILKFLEILAPIHRYDKECFKCALGSSWVIQVELAIGPEEGISYLTDKGSTPTHLANFNQVQSIQYSAMEEKDRKGMLQLNVAGAAEPLTVTTASLTMAENLADLIDGYCRLISMETHSFIIRYQKEGERALPSIPKLSNNEKKLEAVRSGIRAISVSEDLSGDETDDYAEIVDEEDTYTMPSISYGIVEARDYEIQRDRIELGRCIGEGQFGDVHQGVYDSPDKPSLAVAIKTCKNCTSDSVREKFLQEALTMRQFDHPHIVKLIGVITENPVWIIMELCTLGELRSFLQVRKYNLDLASLILFAHQLSTALAYLESKRFVHRDIAARNVLVSSVDCVMLGDFGLSRYMEDSSYYKASKGKLPIKWMAPESINFRRFTSASDVWMFGVCMWEILMFGIKPFQGVKNNDVIGRIENGERLAMPPQCPPTLYSLMTKCWSYDPSKRPRFTELKTQLNTILEEEKLQQEERLRMEMRRQITVSWDSGGTDEAPPKPSRPGYPSPRSSEGFFTGPPLNHFPPSAHGVVVGGSYPAVDSWSQHRPEHTALWNPNMEDDGCVGQAVMEERLMMQQQQMEDDQRWLEQEESFMVMAESRNSRGSIDREDGSLQAPGGNQHIYQPVGKPEHVAPPKKPPRPGAPCHLGNLASLCPVDSYNEGVKLQPQEISPPPTANLDRSNDKVYENVTGLVKAVIEMSNRIQPAAPEEYVPMVKEVGLALRTLLATVDETLPVLPPSTHREIEMAQKLLNSDLAELIAKMKLAQQYVMTSLQKDYKKQMLMAAHALAVDAKNLLDVIDQSRLKMIRPH, from the exons atgCGAGGCTGTGAGACAGCTGGCTGTCTATCTGTCCTCGGTGCAGACGGACACACTGAGGGACAGACatgtgtttccatggcaatgAGCGGCTGTAGCCCCTTTCAATTGTGTTGGGACAGAG AATATGACAGACACCTAGCGGCTGCATCGTCAGCAGGGAAGAACATGGCGACGGCCTACCTGGACCCCAACCTGAACCATGCCCTCCTGGGAGGCGCCAAATCTCGACTAAGCGCAGGGGGGTCGGACCGAACCATGGCTGGCTCCGTGGACAGGGTTCTGAAAGTCTTCCATCACTTCGAGGCCAACACTGAACACAGCTGCTGGTCCTCCAACATCAGATATGGAGATGCAACGGATGTCAAA GGAATTATCCAGAAGATTCTCGACATCCACAAAGTGCGCTGGACGTCTTGTTTTGGTCTTCGTCTCAGCAACAGCCAATCCAGAGACCAGGTGCACTGGCTCCACCCCGATTTAGGCGTGTCCCACGTCCGGGAAAAGTATGACCAGCCTCGGTCGACGGAGGAGTGGAG GTATGAGCTAAGGATTCGGTATCTTCCAAAGGGCTTTGTGCAGCAGTTCACAGAAGACAAACCTACACTCAACTACTTCTATCAGcag GTGAAGAATGATTACATGACAGAAATTTTGGAACAGGTGGAACAAGATGTTGCTCTAAAACTGGGTTGTCTGGAAATCAG GAGGTTCTTCAAAGAGATGAGAGGAAACGCCCTGGACAAGAAATCCAACTATGAACTATTAGA gAAAGATGTTGGCCTGAGGCGTTTTTTCCCAAAATATCTGTTGGATTCAGTCAAG gCTAAAACTCTTAGAAAGCTGATTCAGCAGACTTTTAAGCAGGTGGCCAATCTAAACGACGAGCAGTGCATCTTGAAGTTCTTGGAGATCTTGGCACCGATCCATCGCTATGACAAGGAGTGCTTCAAATGTGCCCTTggg TCCAGCTGGGTGATCCAGGTGGAGTTGGCCATCGGGCCGGAGGAAGGGATCAGCTACCTCACTGACAAGGGATCCACT CCCACCCACCTAGCTAACTTCAACCAAGTCCAGTCCATCCAGTACTCTGCCATGGAGGAGAAGGACAGGAAAGGGATGCTACAGCTCAACGTAGCTGGAGCTGCTGAG cctctCACAGTTACGACAGCATCACTGACAATGGCAGAGAACTTGGCTGACTTGATTGACGGTTACTGTCGGCTCATCTCCATGGAAACACACTCTTTCATCATCAGATATCAGAAAG agggagagagagcacttCCTTCCATCCCAAA aTTGTCCAACAATGAGAAAAAGTTAGAAGCCGTTCGGAGTGGAATAAGAGCTATCTCCGTCTCGG AGGATCTTAGTGGGGATG AAACCGATGACTACGCTGAGATAGTGGATGAAGAGGACACATACACCATGCCCTCCA TCAGCTATGGAATAGTTGAAG CGCGGGATTATGAGATCCAGAGAGACAGGATAGAGTTGGGCCGCTGCATAGGAGAGGGCCAGTTTGGAGATGTACACCAAGGAGTCTACGACAGCCCG GACAAACCATCTCTCGCTGTGGCCATTAAGACCTGCAAGAACTGTACATCCGACAGCGTCAGAGAAAAGTTCCTACAGGAAGCAT TGACAATGCGCCAGTTTGACCACCCTCACATCGTTAAGCTGATCGGAGTGATCACAGAGAACCCTGTGTGGATCATCATGGAGCTGTGTACTCTGGGAGAG TTACGCTCCTTCCTTCAGGTGAGGAAGTACAACTTGGACTTGGCCAGTCTCATATTGTTTGCCCACCAGCTCAGCACAGCCCTCGCATACCTGGAGAGTAAACGTTTTGTacacag GGACATCGCAGCACGCAACGTGTTGGTCTCCTCAGTCGACTGCGTGATGCTCGGAGACTTCGGCCTGTCGCGATACATGGAGGATAGTTCTTACTACAAAG CTTCTAAAGGTAAACTTCCTATCAAATGGATGGCTCCTGAATCCATCAACTTCCGAAGATTCACCTCCGCCAGTGACGTCTGGATGTTTG GGGTGTGCATGTGGGAGATTCTGATGTTCGGCATTAAGCCTTTTCAGGGAGTGAAGAACAACGACGTCATTGGCAGGATAGAGAACGGCGAGCGATTGGCCATGCCTCCTCAGTGCCCGCCCACCCTCTACAGTTTGATGACCAAATGTTGGTCGTATGACCCCAGCAAGCGGCCGAGATTCACCGAACTCAAAACACAACTCAa CACCATCCTGGAGGAAGAAAAGCTTCAACAAGAGGAGAGACTTCGAATGGAGATGAGGAGACAAATCACCGTGTCCTGGGACTCCGGAGGGACTGATGAAGCACCGCCCAAA CCCAGTAGACCAGGTTACCCAAGTCCTCGTTCCAGTGAAGGATTCTTTACCGGCCCCCCACTCAACCACTTCCCG CCCTCGGCCCATGGTGTCGTAGTAGGGGGCAGCTACCCTGCTGTTGATTCCTGGAGTCAACACCGACCTGAACACACTGCCCTGTGGAACCCGAACATGGAG GACGATGGCTGTGTAGGCCAGGCTGTGATGGAAGAGAGGCTGATGATGCAGCAACAACAGATGGAGGACGACCAGCGGtggctggagcaggaggagagcttcATGGTTATG GCAGAGTCCAGAAACAGCAGAGGAAGCATTGACCGAGAAGACGGCTCACTACAAGCACCG GGTGGAAACCAACATATTTACCAGCCGGTCGGGAAACCAG AACACGTGGCTCCTCCTAAGAAACCGCCCCGCCCTGGAGCTCCTTGTCACCTAGGCAACCTTGCCAGTCTTTGCCCCGTTGACAGCTACAACGAGGGGGTAAAG CTGCAGCCTCAGGAGATCAGCCCGCCCCCCACGGCTAACTTGGATCGCTCTAACGACAAAGTGTATGAGAACGTGACTGGATTGGTCAAAGCTGTGATTGAGATGTCCAACAGGATCCAGCCAGCGGCCCCGGAGGAGTACGTCCCCATGGTCAAG gAGGTGGGTCTGGCGCTGAGGACTCTGCTTGCGACAGTGGACGAGACACTTCCTGTTCTGCCGCccagcacacacagagag ATCGAGATGGCCCAGAAGCTGTTAAATTCCGATCTGGCCGAGTTAATAGCGAAGATGAAGCTGGCCCAACAGTACGTGATGACGAG TTTACAAAAGGACTACAAGAAGCAGATGTTGATGGCGGCTCACGCCCTCGCAGTCGATGCCAAGAACCTGCTGGATGTCATCGACCAATCACGACTCAAGATGATCCGCCCGCATTAG